In Mytilus edulis chromosome 6, xbMytEdul2.2, whole genome shotgun sequence, the following proteins share a genomic window:
- the LOC139526885 gene encoding 3 beta-hydroxysteroid dehydrogenase/Delta 5-->4-isomerase type 4-like — protein MSSTVVLVTGGSGFLGQHVIKHLQLHSSNLKEIRVLDLVPFRKKLEYKESFPVRSFIGSITNKNLVREACNGTDAVLHIASLVDSTLFPNEKALQEVNVKGTEVVLEACKANSVPILIYCSSISIYVGHDEVKKGTETTVPIPHKFMFEKYAKTKLKAQNMVLGANGDILKNGKELKTCAILPLAMYGELDINLVYQYVSHVKGTLIPRIPKLGKMEAEIQVSYVGNVAMMFVKALEVMRKGVDIGGEYFYAADDTPLQTLPSLLQPYLDGTGHSFSSWYIPLWLVLILVIIVQIVMGLIRPWKKVNTYFNIEGIRFLNKTFHVTYEKANRILGYKPIYNLESSINNSNVYYNSVLNK, from the exons ATGTCTTCTACTGTTGTATTAGTTACGGGTGGAAGTGGATTCCTTGGCCAACATGTGATCAAACATCTACAACTTCATTCCTCCAACCTGAAAGAAATACGTGTTTTAGACCTCGTTCCGTTCAGGAAAAAGCTTG AATATAAAGAATCTTTCCCAGTTCGTTCTTTCATCGGAAGTATCACTAACAAGAACCTTGTACGTGAGGCGTGTAACGGAACAGATGCTGTGCTCCATATAGCGTCACTAGTCGATTCAACATTGTTTCCTAATGAGAAGGCTTTACAAGAAGTTAACGTTAAAG GCACGGAAGTAGTATTAGAGGCATGCAAAGCCAACAGTGTTCCGATTCTTATATACTGCAGTTCAATTTCAATTTATGTTGGGCATGATGAAGTCAAGAAGGGAACGGAGACAACAGTACCTATACCACATAAGTTTATGTTTGAAAAGTATGCCAAGACAAAGCTTAAAGCTCAGAATATGGTGCTAGGCGCCAATGGAGACATTTTGAAGAATG GAAAAGAGCTAAAGACATGTGCTATACTGCCATTAGCAATGTATGGAGAATTAGACATCAACCTTGTATACCAGTATGTATCGCACGTGAAGGGTACTCTGATACCACGTATTCCAAAGCTCGGTAAAATGGAAGCTGAAATTCAAGTGTCGTACGTCGGTAACGTAGCAATGATGTTCGTCAAGGCACTGGAAGTCATGCGCAAAGGAGTAGACATAGGTGGAGAATATTTCTATGCTGCAGACGACACCCCTCTGCAGACGTTACCAAGTTTGTTACAACCTTACCTAGATGGAACAGGACATTCGTTTTCCTCATGGTATATTCCATTATGGCTGGTGTTGATCCTCGTTATTATTGTGCAAATTGTGATGGGCCTTATAAGACCGTGGAAAAAAGTAAACACATATTTTAACATAGAAGGAATACGCTTCCTGAATAAAACCTTTCACGTGACTTATGAGAAAGCCAATCGAATCCTTGGATACAAACCAATATATAACCTTGAGTCCTCTATCAACAATTCAAACGTTTATTATAACAGCGTGCTGAACAAATAA
- the LOC139526886 gene encoding insoluble matrix shell protein 4-like, with the protein MKFSYLLVIVVFAIVGIEAVPPRKECMIQPQYGDCSGGRGFYFDSILDDCVYGCCSNGGNRFATEDECEIACEGEEEEEPDNDIPDIDGPDFDVPEYNRHNGYAQSYSYNGNNGNNGYNRNNVNNVNTGINRNTGINRNNVNSRNNVNNGNTRNQVANRLDVYAQLYRYFLNKANTRNLVSNGPSASARASAYSVSNGNRQNIGNNGASASARASAYSVSNGNKQNIGNNGAGASARASAYSVSNGNRQNIGNNGASASARASAYSVSNSNTQNIGNNGPSAYRKDVRYTISGNTQTLGSNGPVENSQVFRYNVNNANTQNSGSTQNSGSTQSSGKKQTKAKKSKKSSRKNKRKNSKKQNKGSNVPKCLSCKF; encoded by the exons ATGAAGTTTAGTTACCTACTAGTCATCGTGGTATTTGCCATAGTGGGGATAGAGGCTGTTCCACCGAGGAAAG aatgTATGATTCAGCCGCAGTATGGGGATTGTTCTGGCGGAAGAGGCTTCTATTTTGACTCCATACTTGACGATTGTGTATATGGTTGTTGTTCCAACGGAGGTAACAGGTTCGCCACAGAAGACGAATGTGAAATAGCTTGTGAAGGCGAAGAGGAAGAAGAACCCGATAATGATATACCAGATATTGATGGACCCGACTTTGATGTACCAGAATACAATAGACATAATGGATATGCACAGAGCTACAGTTATAATGGAAACAACGGAAATAATGGCTACAATAGAAATAATGTCAACAATGTTAATACTGGCATCAATAGAAATACTGGCATCAATAGAAATAATGTAAACAGTAGAAATAATGTAAATAATGGCAACACAAGAAACCAAGTCGCAAATAGACTAGATGTATATGCCCAATTATACCGTTACTTTTTAAACAAAGCCAACACACGAAACCTTGTCAGCAACGGACCTAGTGCATCTGCACGAGCTTCCGCTTACAGTGTGAGCAATGGCAACAGACAAAACATTGGCAACAATGGAGCAAGTGCATCTGCACGAGCTTCCGCTTACAGTGTAAGCAATGGCAACAAACAAAACATTGGTAACAATGGAGCAGGTGCATCTGCACGAGCTTCCGCTTACAGTGTAAGCAATGGCAACAGACAAAACATTGGCAACAATGGAGCAAGTGCATCTGCACGAGCTTCCGCTTACAGTGTTAGCAATAGCAACACACAAAACATTGGCAACAATGGGCCAAGTGCATATAGAAAAGATGTCCGTTACACAATTAGTGGCAACACACAAACACTTGGAAGCAATGGACCCGTCGAAAACAGTCAAGTCTTCCGTTACAATGTAAACAATGCCAACACACAAAACAGTGGCAGTACACAAAACAGTGGCAGCACACAAAGCAGTGGCAAAAAACAAACCAAGgccaaaaaatctaaaaaaagtagcagaaaaaacaaaagaaaaaatagcaaaaaacaaaacaaaggcaGCAATGTACCCAAGTGCCTTAGTTGCAAATTTTAA